In Capsicum annuum cultivar UCD-10X-F1 chromosome 8, UCD10Xv1.1, whole genome shotgun sequence, the genomic window TATGCCAAAACTTCAAATGCTAAATTTAGCCAGAAACAAGTTTTTGGGTACCTTGCCAGATTCCTTTGGTAGCAAGAATCTTGAAAACTTGGACTTATCTGAAAATGATTTTTACGGGACCATTCCTAAGAACTTCAGGCAATTATCAGAGCTCATGGAGCTAAAATTACGCAGCAACAAGCTTTCAGGTGAAATCCCAGATGAATTATCTTCATGCAAAAAGCTTGTGAGTCTTGACCTGAGCCACAATCAGCTTTCAGGTCAAATTCCAACTTGTCTTTCAGAAATGCCTGTTCTTAGCCTTCTTGATTTGTCAATGAATCAATTATCAGGCGAAATCCCACCTAATTTGGGGAAAGTTGAGTCTCTTGTCCTAGTCAATATTTCTTACAATCACTTCCACGGAAATTTACCATCCACGGGTGCTTTCCTTGCCATAAATTCCAGTGCGGTGGTTGGAAATCAACTATGTGGCCGTGGAGACGGAATTACAAGTGGCTTGCCACCTTGTAAATCACTCGAAAAAAGCTCAATTTGGTGGTTCTTCTTGACCTGTCTTCTTGGAATACTAGTCTTGCTAGCATTCTCGGCCTTAGTTGTTGTTTTCATTCAAAGGAGAAGAGAGTTGAAGCTCAAGAAGGTGGAGAGTGCTCAAGATGGTAATAATTGGGAAATACAATTCTTCGATTCCAAAGCTTCGAAATCCATCACCCTCGATGACATCTTAGGGATTGGAGTTCCATACAAAGGGTTTTCTGAAATAAGCAACACCCAAGTATTCGTGAAGAGATTGAATGTGGATATTCCGAAAAGTTTTTGGACAAACATCCATGAACTAGGGAACATTCGACATCCAAACGTTGTAAAAATCATGGCTGCATGCAAATCAGAGAAAGGGGGGATTGTGGTTTATGAGTACGTGGAGGGGAAAGATTTGAGTGAAGTGATTCGGGTCATGAGTTGGGAGCATAGACAAAAAGTGGCTATCGGAATTGCTAGAGCACTAAAATATTTGCATTGTTCTTGCTCCCCAAGCATTTTTGCCGGTGAAATTTCTCCCCGGAAAGTTATCGTTGACGGAAAAGATGAAGCTCGCCTGAGATTGAGTCTTCCCACTATGGGTTTCACCAGCAGCAAAGGTTTCAGCTTTACGGCTTATGTTGGTCCGGGTAAATTTACCATTTTACCCTTGTCATCTAGGGTTTGCTTGCTCTTTACTTCTCTTGTCTTGGCATTTCTGAAGAGTTTGAGGCAGTAATAAAAACTTATAAAACTTGAGAGTTTAAGTAAATACATCATCAGCTAAAATCTCATGTATTATAGCAGGTAACTTGCCTTATTTTCCATGTAATCTGCCTTGTTCAAGGCCATAGGCTTTATATTCTAAGGAGCTTACCTGCAAATATCTTTCAATGGACCTGATTgtgtaaaataatttatagaGACAATGCATATAACTTAAACTCCTAAGTTTAATATTTAACTACTTTTCTTAAACAGACTATATATGATTCTGAAGATTAACATAGATATGATGACTTTGATGAAAATTGATTTTTCAGCTTTAGGATTGATGTGATATGAATGGTCATGCTATGTTTATAATTATTGATTCAACTATAAGAAATTTTGTAGTTTTCTAAAAGTAGAATAGAAATAATCCATAGAATCTAAATACTTGGTCTTTCTTTGGTTTATTTTTAACTTTGGTTCTCATAGTCGcttatattatgatgcttcttgGGCCATAGGGGTCATGATAAGGTCAAGAAATTAAGCAAACTAATATCGTGGAAGCaatcatgaatgttttgttaAAACAAAGGTAGAGACATTATTCTAAATTTTATCTATcttatcatttctttcttttagtagAAAACAATATATCTAGTCAAGTGTAACCAAATTCATGGCCCTTTATGCCATGCACGTACAAAACCAACAGCACCCGAGGATAATATGTTACTATCAAgtgtattattataattatttaagaaattgCAGAATATAATGGAATATCCGAGAAAAGCGACATATATGGATTTGGGCTTCTTCTAATTGAGTTGCTGACCGGAAGAAATCCTTCTGATGCTGAATTTGGCAAGCGTGAGAGTATCATTGATTGGGCACGATATTGTTATTCCGAATGTCATTTGGATACATGGGTTGAACCAATAATGAAGAGTGATGCAGTGAATAATCAGAATAAAATGGTGGAGATGATGAATGTGGCCCTGCAGTGCACTGCTAGTGAACCACCAGCAAGACCCTGTGCTAGTGATGTTGTCAAGACCCTGGACTGTTTTGTGAGATCAAATTCTTGTGGCTTAGGCTTGAAAAGGTGTTCTAGTGTTTAGATTTTGGGATTTCTAACTCcatgatttttgtttttatgttaaaGTTACttctctttttcaactttttttattttgactttttattgggCATTTAATGAGTGTTGCTCAATGTTTTAGATGCTATGTGGCATGCTATTTGAGTGTAAAAACGTAGATATGAAACAAAATGCTAATATATAGTAGATTGCAACTTTTGAAGTCATCTTGTGACATTTTATTTGTAGTATATCTATTGTGTGCACGCAATGGCTATTCATCGTACATAGTGGAATTAATTAACTCCATATGTTCCTTAATAAAATTATTCTTAGAGAGAAAATGGTTGACtccttcatttttatttacaCATTAATCTACCGTTCAAAATTTATAGAAGTATAGAGTTGATACCTTCTCTTCTTATTAGATGACAATCAAGACTGAATGAACGAAAACCTACTCATCTCTAACTTTCTGCTCTCACGACGATATGATATTTGCATAAGCTATATCTTACTAAGAATCCCCTATGGAGTTCTACCGACAACAATCGGTGGGTTGTTATTTGTTAGttcaataattatatattttgtgGTGAACTTCTCATAAACTTAATGACTTGATTTTCTAGGTCCTTTGATATGACATAAAGTCCATGGTTGAATTTGAGCAATGTATATCATCATCTCTGTCCTCTCGTTTTTCATTAAAGTAATGAATTGAACATATTAATATGAAGAACGAAACTTCAGCTAATATATGTCATGAATTAAGATAATACATGCTGTGACAATTGTATGTCCGGTCGGTGGTAGATCGAGCTTCTTGAATATCCTTGATGCATTAAAAAAGTAAAGAGATTCGGCTACAAGCCATGActttgaaaattaagaaaatgtaTTTTGCCTATGGGTTGGGGTAGATCAAGTATTCTTGGATAAATCCTTGATGCATTACATAGCCTAACCAGAGGGTAGTACGTCAGTCATTGTGGTTGGTATACCGATGTATTACATCAAATATTAATTATCTAAGTAAGTGCTGAGATTATTAGAACAAGTTAGAATAGTTACCAGTTAGAGCAGTTAATAGTTTTTGCTATTTCATTGTTTCATTTACTATTACACTGCCTATTTTGTATAACAGGTCAGTTAGTTAATTGTAGTAACTTGCCAGCTAAGAGAGTGATAACTAAAAATCTTCTAGATGATTCTAGATAGCTTGTACAAGTATATAAATAGCTCTTAGATCGATATAAAGCAACTAGTTGTAACtgtttttcttctcattttgtaTCAATGAATCCTCTGCTTCTCTTCTCTTATTTGTTCTGCTTCAGTTTTTGGTATGAGATGATGTGAATGTATGTTGTTAGTGTAGTTTTGACAATAAGTTAGTTACACTAGATTAGATCTATTATTACACCAACAAACCTAAACACCACGTGAATCAAACCCTCTCCTTCTAACTACTCTATCAATTGAAAAATTCTTTGTTGTACCAAGAGCATTGAAATTAGAAGGGATAACTTGATCGTACCATTCAAACCATCGCTTTGTCAtttgtttctatattttttctccaatttgAGTTTCACCTATTTTAAATTGGTCTACACCAAgactttttttcttatatatatatacataatagatGATGATCAAAATTGGAGAACAAAGTGTAGAAATAAATGGTGTTGTAGCTGACTAAAACAATGATTTGAAAGGTGTTCAGGTTATCCCTTGTAGTTTCAAGACTTTTAATAGTATAAAGAATTGCTCAGTTGATAGGATGGAAGGAGGGAATTTAATTCAGTTGATTGATGAGTAGAGCGAGAGGAGTTAGCAATTATTGGAGAATCAAGATTGGTTATGAATGGGCAACATCTTGATAAATGATTGGTTAATACTGATGAATAGAGGTCTGTGGTGCCTTACCAGTCTGTGAATAAAAACAAATCTCAACTTGGTGTAGTGGCCAATTTTTCATTTCAGATTGATTCTAAGCTACTTCGATATGATTGTTCTTTTCAAAGTATAGCTAGGAGCTTTGAAAATCTGGATAAAAACATAGTGAGAATCAATTTCATGGTGCCATCGGGCACTTCAATTGAAGCTACAGGTCCAACAAAGAACATGAACTCaattataacaaaaaattattatcaaattATTGTGGTGACCATCCTTTTAGAAATGTTGATATTAATAGTTCTCTTCAATCAAATGAGcatctttctttatttgttgaGAATATGAGCCCTATAGCAAAAATGATTACATCATTGTTGAGAAAAAGTGCCCTCATGTAGTGAATAAATAGATGTTAAAAGTGAGAGTCAATTAATAAATATGGTGGAAGAAGGGTGTGTGCACATCATAACACTCACTATACATAGAAAATTGATCCCGAAAGCATTAATTTTTGTACTTAAGGATAATGTCATCGTCAGTGCTTCATCTACATTATATTATAGATGGCAGTAGGTTTAAGCGGGTTCTaatgttcaaaatatttttattaatgaaaaagaaaTCCCTAATGCATTGGTTTCCTAATATTGAAAAATTgactcatcttagacctattaACATAAATAAGCAACTATGATGTAAGTTGGTGTTAGTAGTACTTTCTGATCTCCAAATATATACACTAAC contains:
- the LOC107838967 gene encoding leucine-rich repeat receptor-like serine/threonine-protein kinase SKM1 isoform X1, whose product is MACTGSKSCVKSIMFLIVFVLLSMQQCKCSELELLLLMKTSMKDPLGSLHDWISSQSLCHWNGVVCDDLSHVAKIELSGKNLSGKLSETIFNLPYVESIDLSNNQLSGEIPINFSSCLALRFLNLSNNNFTGPLPQGSRIPLLETLDLSNNMISGKIHESVGLFSRLKVLDFGGNVLVGSIPKSIANISSLEFLTLASNQLIGEIPREIGLMKNLKLIYLGYNNFSGGIPEEIGELTSLYHVDLVHNNLTGEIPSSLGNLTNLQYLFLYINKLTGPIPRSLFNLKKMVSLDLSDNFLSGEISELISQLEKLEVLQLFSNNFAGRIPNALTFLPNLQVLQLWSNKLSGEIPKDLGKYNNLTILDLSTNNLTGKIPYSICYSGNLLKLILFSNSLVGEIPVSLSHCKSLQRVRLQNNHLTGELSLEFTKLPLVYFLDISGNNLFGSISERKWDMPKLQMLNLARNKFLGTLPDSFGSKNLENLDLSENDFYGTIPKNFRQLSELMELKLRSNKLSGEIPDELSSCKKLVSLDLSHNQLSGQIPTCLSEMPVLSLLDLSMNQLSGEIPPNLGKVESLVLVNISYNHFHGNLPSTGAFLAINSSAVVGNQLCGRGDGITSGLPPCKSLEKSSIWWFFLTCLLGILVLLAFSALVVVFIQRRRELKLKKVESAQDGNNWEIQFFDSKASKSITLDDILGIGVPYKGFSEISNTQVFVKRLNVDIPKSFWTNIHELGNIRHPNVVKIMAACKSEKGGIVVYEYVEGKDLSEVIRVMSWEHRQKVAIGIARALKYLHCSCSPSIFAGEISPRKVIVDGKDEARLRLSLPTMGFTSSKGFSFTAYVGPEYNGISEKSDIYGFGLLLIELLTGRNPSDAEFGKRESIIDWARYCYSECHLDTWVEPIMKSDAVNNQNKMVEMMNVALQCTASEPPARPCASDVVKTLDCFVRSNSCGLGLKRCSSV
- the LOC107838967 gene encoding leucine-rich repeat receptor-like serine/threonine-protein kinase SKM1 isoform X4, which gives rise to MACTGSKSCVKSIMFLIVFVLLSMQQCKCSELELLLLMKTSMKDPLGSLHDWISSQSLCHWNGVVCDDLSHVAKIELSGKNLSGKLSETIFNLPYVESIDLSNNQLSGEIPINFSSCLALRFLNLSNNNFTGPLPQGSRIPLLETLDLSNNMISGKIHESVGLFSRLKVLDFGGNVLVGSIPKSIANISSLEFLTLASNQLIGEIPREIGLMKNLKLIYLGYNNFSGGIPEEIGELTSLYHVDLVHNNLTGEIPSSLGEIPVSLSHCKSLQRVRLQNNHLTGELSLEFTKLPLVYFLDISGNNLFGSISERKWDMPKLQMLNLARNKFLGTLPDSFGSKNLENLDLSENDFYGTIPKNFRQLSELMELKLRSNKLSGEIPDELSSCKKLVSLDLSHNQLSGQIPTCLSEMPVLSLLDLSMNQLSGEIPPNLGKVESLVLVNISYNHFHGNLPSTGAFLAINSSAVVGNQLCGRGDGITSGLPPCKSLEKSSIWWFFLTCLLGILVLLAFSALVVVFIQRRRELKLKKVESAQDGNNWEIQFFDSKASKSITLDDILGIGVPYKGFSEISNTQVFVKRLNVDIPKSFWTNIHELGNIRHPNVVKIMAACKSEKGGIVVYEYVEGKDLSEVIRVMSWEHRQKVAIGIARALKYLHCSCSPSIFAGEISPRKVIVDGKDEARLRLSLPTMGFTSSKGFSFTAYVGPEYNGISEKSDIYGFGLLLIELLTGRNPSDAEFGKRESIIDWARYCYSECHLDTWVEPIMKSDAVNNQNKMVEMMNVALQCTASEPPARPCASDVVKTLDCFVRSNSCGLGLKRCSSV